The genome window ATGATGAGGGACAGGTGGCCGCCGTAGCCCTGCTTGTCATTGCCTCCCGCCGTCACCACGCGGTGCTGCCACACCGTGGGGCCGCCCGTGGCGAGCTCCAAATCGCTCGCCTCCCAGTCCTGGCGCCCGAAGTTGCCCTGGTGCCCGTCGCGGTACGCGACGATGGCCTGACCACCGGAGAAGACGATGGAGGCGTTGAGGCCCACGAGGAAGCCGCCGGGGCTGTCGCTCACCGGGTTGCCCGCCACCGCCTGGTTGGAGCGCGTCACGGCGATGCGCTGCGTCCACGTGCCGTTCGCGCTCCGGTAGGACACCGCCAGGTCGCTCTGGTACCAGAACGTCGAGTCATCCCGGCCGCCGCCCAGGTACGTCACCGCCGGCTGGCCGTCCGGCCCGAAGGCCAGGGACACGCCGTACACGCGCTGCACGGTGGCAATCTTCTCCGCGGCGCCCAGGCTGCCGCCGTTGAACTCGCGGTAGAAGAGGTCCGAGTCGGGCGCGTTCTCCGTGCGGGTGCCCGTCTTGGAGAAGTACGCGATGCCGATGCGGTCATTCGGGCCCACCGCCATGGCGATGGAGGAGATGGGGTCGAAGTCGCCCGCCGCCGCGTCCACCACCAGCCGCGTGAAGGGCGAGTTGGCGTTCGGGTCATCCGGCGGCTTGGTGCCCCCATCCGGGTTGCCCGGGTTGTCCTTCCCGCATCCGAGCGCGAGCGTCATCCCGAGTGCCCAGACGTGCCGTTTCATGTGCTTCTCCTTGCGAAGTGTCGGCCCTGTACGACGTCGCGCCATCCTATGCCAGCGAGCCGTCACAGGGAGCAGCCGAGCATGCTTCATCCATGCGGCGGAGCGCTGCGCGCTGGGCTAGACTCCCGGCCCTATGTCACGCGCCCACTCCCCCCGGAGGCGCCTGTCCCGGCGCTCCTTCATCCACCGGCTGACCTTCCTCGGCGGAGGCGTGGTGCTGCTCGGCCCCGCCTGCAAGCGCTCCGAGGAGCAGGCCAAGGCGCAGCCGGCCGACCCCGGCCCCCTGGGCACCACGGCGGGCGGCCAGCCGCTTCGCACCTTCTCGACATTCGAATACGCCGTGGTGGTCGCCGCCACCGAGCGTATCCTCCCGCGCGACGAGGACCCGGGCGCCGTGGACGCGGACGTCCCTGTCTACATCGACCGCATCCTCCAGACACCGTCCCTGGAGCGCATACGCGAGGACTTCCTCAGCGGCCTGGCCGCGCTGGAGCGCCGCTCGCACAGCATGTTCGAGAAGGGCTTCGCCGCCCTCACCCCCGCGCAGCAGGACGAGCTGCTCACCGTCTTCAAGGACAGCCCCGTGCGCAGCGGCGAGGCGCACTTCTTCGAGCTGCTCACGGTGATGACGATGGAGGGCTTCCTCGGGGACCCGTCCTATGGCGGCAACAAGGGGAAGGTGGGCTGGCGGCTGATGGGGTTCGACGCCGTGGGCACCGTGGCCATGGCGCCCCCGGAGGGCTATGACGGCCCGAAGTGCCTGAAGGAGTGCGGGGTCCACAAGTGAGCCTCCCCGAGGTGGACGTCTGCATCATCGGCAGCGGCGCGGGCGGCGCGCCCATGGCGCTGGAGCTGGGCCGCGCGGGCTTCAAGGTGGTGGTGCTCGAGAAGGGCCGCCACTACAAGCCGCAGGACTTCGTCCACGACGAAATCCTCAACAGCCGGCGCAACTTCTTCATGCCGCTGCCGTGGGACGAGCCGCACCTGATGCGCCAGGGCGCGAAGGGCCGCTACGAGCGCTCCAACTCCGCGTGGACGGCCAACTGCGTGGGCGGTGGCACCGTGCACATGAGCGGCTACTTCTACCGGCTCAAGCCGGTGGACTTCCGCCTGAGCTCCACGCTGGGCCCGGTGCCCGGCAGCACGGTGGCGGACTGGCCCATCTCCTACGAGGAGCTGGCGCCCTTCTACGACAAGGCCGAGGCCGAGATGGGCGTGTCCGGCGAGGCCGTGCCCCACCCCTTCGCCGAGCCCCGCTCCGGCCCCTACCCGCTGCCCCCGCTGGACGTGCACCCGCTGGCCGGGGAAATCGACAAGGCGTGCACCGCCATGGGCTGGCACTCGGTGCCCACCGCGCGCGGCATCATCAGCAAGCCGTACCGGGG of Pyxidicoccus xibeiensis contains these proteins:
- a CDS encoding gluconate 2-dehydrogenase subunit 3 family protein; the encoded protein is MSRAHSPRRRLSRRSFIHRLTFLGGGVVLLGPACKRSEEQAKAQPADPGPLGTTAGGQPLRTFSTFEYAVVVAATERILPRDEDPGAVDADVPVYIDRILQTPSLERIREDFLSGLAALERRSHSMFEKGFAALTPAQQDELLTVFKDSPVRSGEAHFFELLTVMTMEGFLGDPSYGGNKGKVGWRLMGFDAVGTVAMAPPEGYDGPKCLKECGVHK